Part of the Streptomyces sp. NBC_01460 genome, CGGTGACGATCAGACCGAGCCCGTGCGTGCGGATCGTCTCCGGTGAGCCCGCGCCCTGGCTGAAGTACGTCGCGACGTCGAGTTCCTTGACGGTCAGCCGGATGCCGACCCGGGCGAGCGACTCCACGACCGCGTCGGCGACCAGTCGGAACTTCCCGCGCTGGGTGCCGATGACGGCGTCGAAGCCGTCGGGCAGCCCGGCGGCCGCCAGCTCGGCGCGGGCGGCGTCGAGGTCGCCGCGCAGATCGGGCCCGGTCGGGTAGCGGTCCAGCGGCTGGTGGGACGGGAGCCTCGGCGGGAACAGCGCGGTGGTCAGATCGCCGCCGGTCACCGGGCCGCCGCGGGCCTCCTGGAGCAGGATCTTGTCGGCCGCGTAGTGCACGGCCCGCCGCACGTGCACGTTGTCGAAGGGCGGGATGTGCGGCTGGAGCGAGACGAAGTGCAGGAAGCTCGTCTTCGGGTTGTCGGTGCGTGAGCGCAGCACCGGGTCCCCGGCCAGGCGGGCCTGGGCGGCGTGCTGGAGGCCGCGGCCCTCCAGGTTGATGTCGAACTCGCCGGCGACGAGCCGCTCGTCCATGTCGTCGAGGTCGAGGCCGATGGTGACGTCCACCCGGTCCGGGAGCGCGGGCCGCACGGGGTCGGTGGCACGGTCCCAGTGGGGATTGCGTTCCAGGAGGAGCCTGCTGCCCGGCCGGTGCTCGGCGACCCGGTAGGGGCCGGTGCAGCGCGGGTCCTCGCCGTACGCGGCCCCGGTGTCGGCGTGCCGCGGGACGGGGGAGACGCAGGGCTGGGCCATCAGATGGTCGAAGTCGGAGAACGGGGTGCGCAGCCGGAACACGATCGTGCGCGCGTCCGGGGTGAGCACGGCGGGCAGGCCGTCCTCGCCGTCCCGGTAGGGCCCCGCGTACGGGCGGTCCGGGTCGTCCAGGAGCGGCACCAGATAGGTGGGGCCGCCGGGGAGCACGTCCTGGGCGAAGATCCGCTGCACGGCGTACCGCACGTCGGCCGAGGTCACCGGGGTGCCGTCGTCGAAGAGGACGCCCTCGCGGAGCCGGTAGGTCCAGGTCCGGTTGGAGTCGCTCGCCACCCCGGGCCCCTCGGCGAGGTCCGGGACGGGCACCAGGCCCGCCGGCCCGGGGTCGGTGGGGTACGCCATCAACGTGCGGTTGAGGAGGCGTTGCAGCAGCCACACCCAGACGTAGTAGGTCCTCGCGGGGTCCAGGGAGTCGACGTCGGCCGACGAGACCAGTCGCAGGGTGCCCCCGCGACGGCCGGAGGGGGCGACGCTCGCTCCGACGGCGGCGTTCCAGCCGCCGCCTTCCTGGAGATCGGTGGCGGGGCTCATCGTGTGGTCGTCTCCCGGTCGTCGGCGGGCGTGCCCGCGGTGTCTCCGGTACGGGGCAGCGGCAGCAGGTAGGAGCGCTGCTCGCTGACCGCGCAGCCGCGGGCCAGTTTGGCCTGGACGCTGCCGATCCCGGCGTGCAGGACGGTGGCGCCCTCCTTGGCGGCGGCGTCCAGCACCTCGTAGTAGAGGACGTCGTAGTAGAGCGGCAGCTTGCCCTGGGCCTCGTAGTCGAACCCGGCGCGGTGGCCGTACCACTGCTCCTCGCCGCGGGCCCGGGACCGCAGCACCATGCCGAAGCCGATGATGCTGCCGCGCTGCCGGGCCACGGACACCAGGACGTCGTCGCCCATGATCTCGGCGATCCGGCCGATCATGCGGGCGGAGCCCTCGTCGCTGGCCGGATTCCCGTACTTCCGCAGGAGGTTGGCGTCGAGCTGCCCGAGGCGGGGGGCGAGCGCCTGGGTGAGCGGTTCGACGTTCACCTCGACACCGGCCTCCGCGAGCGCCCGGCGTTCCAGGCGGACCCGGCGGCGGCGGTGGGCGCTCATCTCCTCGACGAACTGCTCGAAGCCGCCCGGCGGGATGTCCAGCCAGGCGTAGTGGTCGGACGGGTGGTGGTGGTAGCCCCGCTTCTCCAGCAGGGCGACCAGTGAGGTGTCCCGTACGTCGACGTGCGGGAAGCAGACGGTGGCCGCCCCCCGGTCCGCCGCCATGGTCTCCGCCCTCCCCACCAGGGCCGCGAGGTCGTCCTCGGCGGCGTCCGCGGAGGCGAGCGCCCGGGTGCGGCCGAGGTGCCGCCCTCCGCAGACCAGCGAGGGCAGCAAGCTGTCCGGATCGCCCCCGGCGACGTCGCGCAGGACACCGGCCGCCTCGGGGACCTCCTGCTCCAGGGCGCGTTTCAGCATGGCGTCCGGCCGGGCGAGCAGCCAGGCGACCGAGGTGTCGGCCCAGGCGGTGACCAGCCCGGCCACCGGGACGCCTCCCCTCTCACGCACCAGGAAGTCCATCGCCGTACCGGAGTTGTGCTCCTGCACGGTCAGCCACCGGGGAGTCTGGAAGAAGTCCTCCGCCCCCAGCAGCGAGCTCCACCCGGCCGCCTCGAGACCGGCCGCGTCCGCGACCGGCCGCACACCGTCCGAGCCCTCGGTATACGGGCTCACCGGAGGTCTTCCTCGACGACGAAGTCCAGCAGGGCGGCGGCCTTGTCCGCGAGCTCCTGGGCGGCCACCCGGTCGGGGCCGTTGCAGTAGGTGAAGCCGACGCACGAGGAGTTGTCCATGCGCTGCAGCAGGTGGTCGCCCTTCTCGACGTGCAGCAGCACCTGGACGTTCTCCACCGCCGCCGCGGCCTCCAGCCCGTCGATGTGCGACAGGGTCCCGCGCCGGGCGGGGTAGATCATGCGCACGGCCGCGCCACCGCGGTGGACGACGGGCTCGATCGGCGGGGCGACGCCGATGGTGAGCAGCCAGGCGTCGAGGATCGGGCTGCGGCCGGTGACGTCGGTCACCAGCATGGTCATGCAGCTCGACGGGGTACGGGGGTTGGCCTCGATGATCCGCCAGCCGGACTCGGTGCGCCTGACCTCGGTGTGGCAGGGGCCGTGCCGGTAGCCGATCATCTCCAGCGTCGTGCGGACCACGTGGTACAGCTCGTCCCGCTCGTCGTCGGAGAGGGGAACGGGGAAGGTATGCCCGCACTCGATGTAGAGGGGATCGCCGAAGAGGTCCTTGGAGGTGACGCCGAAGACATGGGTGTGCCCGTCCACCGTCATCGTCTCGACGCTGACCTCCACGCCCTCGACGTACTGCTCCAGCAGCACCTCGCCGCTGCGCGGCTGCCCGCGCAGGCTGTGCCGGACGGCGGAGAGCTCCTCCCACGCCTCGACGAGACCGGCCATGTCGTCGACCCTGCGTACGCCGTAACTGATCGCCTCCGCCGGGGGTTTGGCGATCATCGGGAAGCCGAGCCGGCGGGCCGCCTCCTCCAGCTGGCCCCGGTGGCCGACCAGCACGTGAGGGATGTTGAACGGTTCGTCGCCGAGGGCGATCCGCAGCTGGTCCTTGATGTTGGCGGTGCGCACGGCGGCCGGGTCGGGGCCGGGCAGCCCGAGACGGGCGGCGGCCTGTGCCGCGAGCTCCGTGTGGTAGTCGGAGAACGAGGTGATGCCGTCGACCAGCGGCGCCCCGTCCTCGCCGGTGACGGCGGCGAGCACCGCGTCGAGGTCGGTGGTGTCGACGTCGACGACCTGGTCCACGATGGACAGCGGGTGGGTGTCCCAGTCGTGT contains:
- a CDS encoding ABC transporter substrate-binding protein, which encodes MSPATDLQEGGGWNAAVGASVAPSGRRGGTLRLVSSADVDSLDPARTYYVWVWLLQRLLNRTLMAYPTDPGPAGLVPVPDLAEGPGVASDSNRTWTYRLREGVLFDDGTPVTSADVRYAVQRIFAQDVLPGGPTYLVPLLDDPDRPYAGPYRDGEDGLPAVLTPDARTIVFRLRTPFSDFDHLMAQPCVSPVPRHADTGAAYGEDPRCTGPYRVAEHRPGSRLLLERNPHWDRATDPVRPALPDRVDVTIGLDLDDMDERLVAGEFDINLEGRGLQHAAQARLAGDPVLRSRTDNPKTSFLHFVSLQPHIPPFDNVHVRRAVHYAADKILLQEARGGPVTGGDLTTALFPPRLPSHQPLDRYPTGPDLRGDLDAARAELAAAGLPDGFDAVIGTQRGKFRLVADAVVESLARVGIRLTVKELDVATYFSQGAGSPETIRTHGLGLIVTDWGADFPTEYGFLAPLVDGRLIRPGGGNWNIAELDDPKVNELIDTGLHTADPAARAELWREVERRVMDHAVILPLVHDKTLHYRGPRATDVYVHPAFGLYDIQAMGVLDDSTDRETDTV
- a CDS encoding GNAT family N-acetyltransferase — translated: MSPYTEGSDGVRPVADAAGLEAAGWSSLLGAEDFFQTPRWLTVQEHNSGTAMDFLVRERGGVPVAGLVTAWADTSVAWLLARPDAMLKRALEQEVPEAAGVLRDVAGGDPDSLLPSLVCGGRHLGRTRALASADAAEDDLAALVGRAETMAADRGAATVCFPHVDVRDTSLVALLEKRGYHHHPSDHYAWLDIPPGGFEQFVEEMSAHRRRRVRLERRALAEAGVEVNVEPLTQALAPRLGQLDANLLRKYGNPASDEGSARMIGRIAEIMGDDVLVSVARQRGSIIGFGMVLRSRARGEEQWYGHRAGFDYEAQGKLPLYYDVLYYEVLDAAAKEGATVLHAGIGSVQAKLARGCAVSEQRSYLLPLPRTGDTAGTPADDRETTTR
- a CDS encoding ATP-grasp domain-containing protein, which translates into the protein MTTPLADYAQFAGKRIAIVEHMQNHPFVLGLKQAQEHGLEVWLLTGDRSWYTHGHDWDTHPLSIVDQVVDVDTTDLDAVLAAVTGEDGAPLVDGITSFSDYHTELAAQAAARLGLPGPDPAAVRTANIKDQLRIALGDEPFNIPHVLVGHRGQLEEAARRLGFPMIAKPPAEAISYGVRRVDDMAGLVEAWEELSAVRHSLRGQPRSGEVLLEQYVEGVEVSVETMTVDGHTHVFGVTSKDLFGDPLYIECGHTFPVPLSDDERDELYHVVRTTLEMIGYRHGPCHTEVRRTESGWRIIEANPRTPSSCMTMLVTDVTGRSPILDAWLLTIGVAPPIEPVVHRGGAAVRMIYPARRGTLSHIDGLEAAAAVENVQVLLHVEKGDHLLQRMDNSSCVGFTYCNGPDRVAAQELADKAAALLDFVVEEDLR